The window ATGTGCCGATCTTCAGCATCGACTCCGGCGTCGCCTTCGAACGCGACACCGAATGGTTCGGCCAGCAGTCCCTCATCCAGACCCTCGAGCCCCGGCTGTACTACCTCTACGTGCCGGTGCGCGAGCAGAGCCAGATCCCGGTTTTCGATTCCGGCCGCACGGACTTCAACTTCGCCCAGATCTTCGCCGAGAACCGCTACGGCGGCAGCGACCGCATCGGCGACGCCAACCAGGCCACGCTGATGGTGACGTCCCGCCTGCTCGATCCCGCCAGCGGCATCGAGCTCCTGCGCGGCGCCGTCGGCCAGCGTTTCTACTTCACCACCGAACATGTGATCCTGCCCGGCGAGACGGCGCGCAGCGACCGCAAGACCGACCTGCTGGCCTCGCTGTCCGGCCGGGTGCTGCCGAAGACCTACATCGACGCCGGCTGGCAGTACAACCCCAACAAGTCATGGACCGAGCGGCTCAACTTCGGCGGCCGCTACCAGCCGGAAACCGGCAGGGTGCTCAACGCCGGCTATCGTTACACGCGCGACCAGCTCGGCCAGATCGACGTCTCGGGCCAGTGGCCGCTGTTCGGCGGCTGGCACGGCGTCGGCCGCTATAATTATTCGACGAAGGAGCGCCGCGTCGTCGAGACGGTCGGCGGCCTCGAATACGACGGCGGCTGCTGGGCGGCGCGCTTCGTCGTACAGCGCATCGCCACCCAGGCCAACAAGTCGACGACGGCCCTCTTCTTCCAGCTCGAGCTGAACGGCTTCTCGCGCATCGGTTCCAATCCGCTCGACCTTCTCAAGCGCAACATCCCAGGCTATGGGATCATCAACCAACCGACGGCCGACCCGATCTTCGGCGCCAACTGATCCAGCCATGCGATTCATGAAAACCCTTCCGTCCCTGCTGCTCGCCGTCGCGGCGCTGTTGCCGCCGGCCGTCGCCGCACAGCGGTCCCAGCCCATCGAGGCGGACCGCATCATTGCCGTCGTCAACAGCGAGGCCATCACCCTTTTCGAGTTGCGCGCCCGCATGGCCATGGTCGAGCGCCAGTTGCGCAGCCGGAACGTCCAGCTGCCGCCGCGCGACGTGCTCGAACCGCAGCTGCTCGAACGCATGATCATCGACCGCCTGCAATTGCAGTTCGCGAAGGAAACGGGCATGCAGGTTTCCGACGGCGAACTCGACGCCGCACTGCGCCGCATCGCCGAGGGCAACCGCTTTTCCATTCAGGATTTCCGGGCGGCCCTGGCGCGTGACGGCATCGCCTGGGACAAATTCCGCGAGGAAATCCGCGAGGAGATGCTCGTCTCGCGCCTGCGCGACCGCGAGGTGGAGAGCCGCATCGTCGTTTCCGAGGGCGAGATCGACAACTACCTGGCGAACCCCGGCAAGGCGGACGGCGGCGAGACGGCGCAACTGGCCCACATCGTCGTGCGGGTGCCCGAACAGGCCGACGCGGCCCAGCTCGCCCGTTTCCGCGCGCGCGCCGAACAGGCTTGGCAGCAGGTCCGGGGCGGTGACGATTTCGGCCGTGTCGCGGCCAGCTTCTCCGATGTTCCGGACGGATTGTCCGGCGGAATGATGGACATGCGCCCCATCGACCGGTTGCCCGGCCTCTACGCGGAAGCCGTGCAGAAGATGAAGCCGGGCGAGATCAGCGAGATCCTGCGCAGCCCGGCCGGCTTCCACATCATCAAGCTGGTCGAGCGGCGCGGCGGCGCGACGCCGACGCAGGCGCTGAGGCAAACCCACGCCCGGCACATCCTCGTCAAGGTCAACGAGCTTGTCTCGGACGCCGAGGCGAGGCACAAGCTGACTGGTCTGAAGGAGCGCCTCGACAACGGCGCGGATTTCGCCGAGCTGGCGCGCCTGCACTCCAACGACCTTTCGGCCGCCAGGGGCGGCGACCTGGGCTGGCTCTACCAGGGCGACACGGTGCCCGATTTCGAGCGGGCCATGGACGCGCTGAAACTCAATGAAGTCGGCCAGCCGGTGCGTTCGCCGTTCGGCTGGCATCTGATCCAGGTGCTCGAACGCCGCACGGAGGACGCATCCCAGGAACGCCGGCGCCTGATCGCGCGCCAGGCGCTGCGCGAGCGCAAGTCCGACGAGGCCTACCAGGACTGGCTGCGCCAGTTGCGCGACCGCGCCTACGTCGAATACCGCCTCGAGGAGAAATGACGGTTATCGCCGTCACCTCCGGCGAACCCGCCGGCATCGGGCCGGACATCTGCCTCGCACTGGCCGGCGCCGACCTGCCGGTGCGCGTGGCCGTGCTGGGCGATCGCGACCTGCTGGCGGCGCGGGCGCGGCGGATTGGCGCAGGCATCGACGGCCTCGATATCCGGCATGTCCCGCTCCGTGCGCCCTGCGTCGCCGGCCGGCTCGATGCCGCCAACGCCCCCTATGTGCTGGAGCTGCTCGACCGCGCGCTGGTCGGCTGTCGGTCGGGCGAATTCGCGGCGATGGTCACGGCGCCGGTCCACAAGGGCGTCATCAACGACGCCGGCATCCCGTTCACCGGCCACACCGAATACCTCGCGGAGAAGACCGGCACGCGACGCGTCGTGATGATGCTGGCCGCCACGGGAGAAAACGAGGGGCTGCGCGTGGCGCTGGCGACCACGCACCTGCCTCTCAAGGACGTGCCCGCCGCGATCACGCGAGAGGAACTGACGGCGACGATCCGCATCCTGCACGGCGATCTCGTCTCGAAGTTCGGCATCGGCCGGCCGCACATCCTCGTCGCCGGCCTCAACCCGCACGCCGGCGAGGGCGGCCACATGGGCCGCGAGGAGATCGACGTCATCGCGCCGGTGCTGGAAAATCTGCGCGTCGAAGGCATGGATCTCGTCGGCCCCCTGCCCGCCGACACGCTGTTCACGAAGCATGTGCTGGCCGGCTCGCACGCCCAGCTCGCGATGTATCACGACCAGGGACTGGCGGTGCTCAAGTACGCCGCCTTCGAGGACGGCATCAACATCACGCTGGGCCTGCCCGTGCTCCGCATCTCGGTCGATCACGGCACGGCGTGCGACCTCGCCGGCACGGGACGCGCCAGCCCGGCCAGCCTCTTCGCCGCCGTGAAGCTGGCCGCCGAGATCGTCGCGCGACAATGAAACACACGCCTCGCAAGAGGTTTGGGCAGAACTTTCTCATTGCGACCGGCGTCATCCGCGACATCGTCGAAGCCATCGCGCCACGGCCCGATGACCGCATGGTGGAGATCGGCCCGGGGATGGGGGCGCTGACGGAGCCGCTGCTCGAAAAACTGGACCACCTGCACGTCGTCGAGATCGACCGGGACCTGATCGCGCAGCTGCGCGAGCGGTTTGCGCCTGACCGATTGACGATCCACGAGGGCGACGCGCTGGAATTCGATTTCGGCAGCCTGGGGCCGGGACTGCGCGTGGTCGGCAACCTGCCCTACAACATCTCGACGCCGCTCTTGTTCCACCTCGCAGGCTTCGCGGCTTCCGTGTGCGACATGCACTTCATGCTGCAGAAGGAAGTGGTGGATCGCATGGTGGCCCCGCCCGGCGGCGGCGAGTATGGACGGCTGTCCGTGATGCTGCAATACCGCTTCGGGATGGAACGGCTGTTCCTCGTACCACCCGACGCCTTCGATCCGGCGCCGAAGGTGGAATCGGCCATCGTGCGCCTCCTGCCCAGGCCGGCGGAAACGCGGACCGTCCGGGACGAGACATTATTCGGCCGCATCGTCACGGCGGCCTTCGGCCAGCGCCGCAAGATGCTGCGGAACACCCTGCGGGACTGGTTTTCCGAAGCGCAGCTACAGGGCCTCGGCATCGCGCCGACGGCGCGCGCCGAGGAACTTGCGGTCGAGGATTACGTGCGCCTCGCCAATGCTCTCACTCCTTCTTCATCGGGCAGGTGCTGATGCCCAGAAGAGGGTAGATCGCGCAGAAGCCGACAGCTCCCGTGACGAGGGGCACGATGCCGATCCAGGCCCAGACCGGGCCATCCATCAATGTCCAGACCACCAGGGCCAGACCAACGACAATGCGCAGGATGCGATCGATACCGCCGACGTTCATTTTCATGATGACCCTCCTTCGAAATTAAAGGGGCTCTCATACTATCAGTTCCGCGATCACCGGCGCGTGGTCGGAGGGACGTTCCAGCTTGCGCGGCTCCCGGTCGACCGAACAGGCGGCGCAACCCAGGGCCGGGGACAGCAGGATGTGGTCGAGGCGCAGCCCCATGTTCCCGCGAAAGCCCATCATGCGATAGTCCCACCAGGTGAAGCTCATCGAAGGCTGGTCGAAGAGGCGGAAGGCATCCGAAAGGCCCAGGCCCAGCAGCGCGCGGAAGGCGTCGCGTTCCGGCTCGGAGCAGAGAATCTGGCCGCGCCAGGCGACGGGATCGTACACGTCGCGGTCTTCCGGCGCGATATTGAAATCGCCGAGCAGCGCCAGCCGCGGGTGCCGGGCCAGTTCCTCGCGCAGCCAGGCGGTCAGCGCCTTGAGCCATTTCAGCTTGTATTCGTACTTGTCCGAGCCGACGGCCTGCCCGTTGGGGAAATAGGCGCAGACGATGCGCACTCCACCGACGGTGGCGGCGATAAGCCGCGCCTGGGGATCGTCGAATTCCGGAATGCCCCGCACGACATCGGCGGCTTCGGCGCGCGACAGGATGGCGACGCCGTTGTAGGTCTTCTGGCCGCAATGGACGGCCCGGTAGCCGGCGGCCTCGATCTCGGCGAAGGGGAAGACGCCGTCCTCCAGTTTCGTTTCCTGAAGACAGAGCGCGTCGGGCTGATGGGCGGCGAGCCAGTCCAGCACCTGGGGCAGGCGCACCTTGAGGGAATTGACGTTCCAAGTAGCGAGACGGACCTGCGGCACGGAGAATTTTCCTCCGGATCGGAATTACGCGGAAATCATCCCGTTGTGGCGCAACAGGGCATCGACCTGCGGCGCGCGGCCGCGGAACGCCCTGAACGACTCCATCGCGGGGCGCGCGCCGCCGACGGCCAGTATCTCGCGCCGGAAACGCTCGCCGACCTGCGCGTCGAGCGCGCTGCCGGAACGCTCCGCCGCCTCCTCGAATGCCTCGAAGGCGTCGGCGGAGAGCACCTCGGCCCACTTGTAGCTGTAGTAGCCGGCCGCGTAGCCGCCACCGAAGATGTGGGAGAAGCTCTGCGGGAAACGGTTCCACTCGGGCGGGAAGATCACGGCCACTTCCTTGCGCACCTCGTCGAGCAACTGCAGGAAGGTCTGGCGCGTGCCGTCGAATTCGCTATGTAGCAACAGGTCGAAGAGGCTGAACTCGATCTGGCGCAGCATCTGCATGCCGCCCTGGAAGTTTTTCGCCGCGATCATCTTGTCGTAGAGGGTGCGAGGCAGTGGCTCGTTTGTCTCGGCATGCGCCGTCATGCCCTGAAGCACGTCCCACTCCCAGCAGAAGTTCTCCATGAACTGGCTGGGCAGTTCCACGGCATCCCATTCGACTCCGTGGATGCCCGAAACCGACAGTTCGTCCACCTGGGTCAACAGATGGTGCAGGCCGTGGCCGGTTTCGTGGAACAGGGTGGTCACGTCGTCGTGGCTGAAAGTGGCGGGCTTGCCGCCCACCGGCGCCGGGAAGTTGCAGTTCAGATAGGCCACGGGCGTTTGCAGGCCGGCGGCGGTACGGTGGCGGCCGATGGCGTCGGCCATCCAGGCGCCGCCCCGCTTGGTTTCACGGGCATAGATGTCCATGTAGAAACGGCCCACCAGCTCGTCGCCATCCCCTTTCTTGACGATGCGCCAGAAGCGCACGTCCGGATGCCAGACGGCCGCGCTGTCCGGCTCGATACGCACCGAGAACAGGGATTCGATGACCCGGAACAGGCCGGCCATCACCTTGTGCTCTGGGAAATACTGCTTCACCTCCTCGTCCGAGAAGGCGTAGCGGGCCAGCTTGAGTTTTTCCGAGGCCCAGGCCATGTCCCAGCTTTCCAGTTTGGACAGGCCCAGTTCGGCGCGGGCGAATTCATGGAGCTCGGCCACGTCCCTCTCGGCGAAGGGCCGCGCCTTGGCCGCCAGTTCGCGCAGGAAGCCGGCGACCTGGGCCGGCGACTCGGCCATCTTGGGCACTAGGGAGACCTCGGCGAAACTGCCGTAGCCCAGCAGGGCCGCTTCCTCGGCGCGCAATTGCAGGATGCGGCCGATCAGAAGGCCGTTATCCCACTCGGGCTTGCCGAATTCCGAGGCCCGGGTGACATAGGCCCGGTACATGCGCTCGCGCAGGCTCCGGTCGTCGGCATACTGCATGACCGGGATGTAGGCGGGCGCCCGGAGGGTGAATTTCCAGCCCGGCTTGCCTTCCTTCTCCGCCGCGGCCCGCGCGGCGGCCTTCACATCGTCCGGCAGGCCGGCCAGACCCGCTTCGTCCGTCACCCATTCGTTGTGGGCGTTGGTGGCGTCCAGCAGGTTCTCGGAAAACTTGGCGCGCAGGGCAGCCTGTTCCTCCTGGATTTCCTGGAAGCGCGGCTTCTGCGCCTCGGGAAGATCGGCGCCCGAGAGGCGGAAGTCGCGAATGTCGTTATCGACGATACGTTTGCGGGCCTCAGTCAGCATTGGATATTCGGCGCTGGCCCACAGTGCCTTGATCTTGGCGAACAAGGCCAGGTTCTGCCCCAGCTCGGCCTGGTAGCGCGCCACCTCGGGCAGCAGGGCATTGTAGGCCTCGCGCCACTCGGGCACGTCCATGACGGAGTGCAAGTGCGCGACGATGCCCCAGGCCCGGGACAGGCGTTCGCCGGCGTCGGTCATGGGCGCCATGAGGTCGTCCCACGTGGCGGGCGTCTCCGGCTTTTCCAGCGCGGCGATCAGGGCCCTGCTCTCTTCCAGCAGTTGGCGGATGGCGGGGGCAACGTGGTCGGGGCGGATTGCGTCAAAACGCGGCAGCCCGGTGAAATCGAGCAATGGGTTCATGTGGTGAGGCGAGCGAGCGCTTCGCGGTATTTGGTCGTGGTCTTTTCGACGATCCCGGCGGGCAGCCGGGGGCCGGGCGCCCGCTTGTTCCAGTCGAGCGTCTCCAGGTAGTCGCGCACGAACTGCTTGTCGAAGCTCGCGGGGCTCGTGCCGACCCGGTAGGTATCGGCCGGCCAGAAGCGCGACGAATCGGGGGTGAGCACCTCGTCGATGAGATACAGCGTGCCGGCCTCGTCGAGGCCGAACTCGAACTTGGTGTCCGCGATGATGATGCCGCGCGTGAGGGCGTAGTCGGCGGCCTCCTTGTAGAGGCGCAGCGCGGCGTCGCGCACCTGGGCCGCCAGCGCCGGGCCGATGGTCTTTTCGACCGTGGCGTAGTCGATGTTCTCGTCGTGCGTGCCGATCTCAGCCTTGGTGGAGGGCGTGAACAGCGGCTGGGGCAGCTGCTGCGCCATCCGCAACCCGGCGGGCAGCGGGATGCCGCAAACCTTGCCCGTGGCCTGGTAGTCCTTCCAGCCGGAACCGATCAGGTAACCGCGCACCACCGCCTCGATGGGCAGCGGCTTCAGCCGCCTGACGACGATGGCGCGGCCGCGTACCTGATCGCGCTCGTCGGGCGCCACCACGGTTTCCGGGTCGATCCCGGTGAGCTGGTTGGGGATGATGTGGCCGAGCCTGCCGAACCAGAAGTTGGCCACGGCCGTGAGCACCTCGCCCTTGCCGGGGATCGGATCGGGCAGGATCACGTCGAAGGCGGAGAGGCGGTCGGTGGTGACGATCAGCATCCGGTCATCGCCGACGGCGTAGTTGTCGCGCACCTTGCCGCGGCCGAGCAGCGGCAGGCTCCTGATGGAGGATTCGTAGAGAGGAGTGGTCATGGTCATTCGCGCACGTAGGGTTTGCCGTTGCGTTCCGCGTCCTCCCGGTAGGGAAAGCGCGTGTGGCCGAAGCGGACCGCCAGCACGGCGATGGTGAGAAGGAAAATGGCGACGGCCACCGCAAGCATGCGCCACTCGGTCATGTCCTTGAGGTCGAGGATCAGGTAGCGGGCCAGGGCCACCATGGCGATATAGAGCGGATAGCGCACCGGCAGGTGGCCGGACTTGAAATACTGGCCGACCATGGCCAGCACTTCCAGGTACAGGAACATCAGCAGCAGGTCGGCCAGATGCACCCGCTTCGCCTCGAACATGGCGACGATCTCGTGGTACATGGCCGTGGTGGTCGCGAATGCGATCACCAGCAGGCCGACATACTCGACGGCGTCGAGCCCGCCGCCGAAGAAGCGGCGAATGCGGTCGAATGCGTGGGATTGGATGTCCATGGCGGACGTTTACTCCTCGAAGATATCTCGCAGTATACCTAGCAGAGCGGCCAGCGTCGCAGCGTCGATCTTGCCCTGACGCTTGACGAGCCGTGCCTTGTCGAGGATGCGCATCTGTTCAGGCAGGATCAGGCCTTTCTTGCCGCCGAAGGCCACGGGCACGCGAAACGGCGCCGGTTGGCTGCCGGTGGTCATCGGGGCCACCAGCACCGTGCGCAGCCAGTCGTGAATCTCGGGCGGCGATACGATCACGCAAGGCCGCGTCTTCTGGATTTCCGCGCCGACGGTCGGATCGAGCGCAGCCAGCCAGATGTCGCCTCGCTTGACCTTCACCATTGCAGCAGGGCGTCTTCGGCGTTGGCGAATTCCGGCCAGATCGGGGCATCGTCGCCTTGCCCCGCGATCTCGCGCGCAGCCTCGGCCCAGCCGGCGCGCGGGCGATGTTCGCGGACCGGACGCAAGACAATGGCGCCGTTTTCCACGGACATATCGACATCCGTCTCCAGGCCGGTTTCCATCAGCAACGGCTTCGGAATCAGCACGCCCTGGGAGTTGCCGATTTTTCGAATGGAGGTGCGCATGGGGTGTCTTCCTTGTGGTTTTACAATGTTATAACTATACGCTGCAACCGCCCCAATGCAAAGAGGCCGTCGGCGGTATGCCGACGGCCTCGAACCTCCAGCAAATCGCCGCTTACTTGACGATCTGCGCCAGCTCGCCCTTCTTATAGCGCTCGGCCATCTTTTCCAGGGGAATCGCCTTGATCTTCGAGGCCATGCCGGCGCAGCCGAAGGCTTCGTAGCGCGTCTTGCAGATGGCTTTCATTCCCTTGCGCGCCTCGGTCAGGTACTTGCGCGGGTCGAACTCCTTGGAGTGTTCGACAAAATACTTGCGGATGGCGCCGGTGGAGGCCATGCGCAGGTCGGTGTCGATGTTCACCTTGCGCACGCCGTGCTTGATGCCCTCGACGATCTCCTCGACGGGCACGCCGTAGGTCGAGCCCATCGTGCCGCCGAACTGGTTGATGATCGCCAGCAGCTCCTGCGGCACGCTGGAGGAGCCGTGCATCACGAGGTGGGTGTTGGGGATGCGGGCGTTGATCTCCTTGATGCGGTCGATGCGCAGCACGGCGCCCGTGGGCGGGCGGGTGAACTTGTATGCGCCGTGGCTGGTGCCGATGGCGATGGCCAGGGCGTCGACGCCGGTGGCCCGGACGAACTCGGCCGCCTCGTTGGGATCGGTGAGGAGCTGGCTGTGGTCGAGCGTGCCCTCCGCGCCGTGGCCGTCCTCCTTCTCGCCCTTGCCGGTCTCCAGCGAGCCCAGGCAGCCCAGCTCGCCCTCGACGGAAACGCCGATGGCGTGGGCGATGTCGACGACGTGCCGGGTGACCCTGGCGTTGTATTCGAAGGTGGAGGGCGTCTTGGCGTCCTCCATCAGAGAGCCGTCCATCATGACGCTGGAGAAGCCGGATCGCATCGACTGGATGCAGACGGAGGGGCTGGCGCCGTGGTCCTGGTGCATGACGATGGGCAGGTCGGGATGACTTTCGATGGCCGCCTCGATCAGGTGGCGCAGGTACGCTTCGCCGGCGTATTTGCGGGCGCCGGCCGAGCCTTGCATGATGACGGGGCTGTCGGTTTCCTCGGCGGCCTCCATGATGGCCTGGATCTGTTCGAGGTTGTTGACGTTGAACGCCGGCAGGCCGTAGCCGTTTTCGGCGGCATGGTCGAGCAACTGGCGCATGGAAACGAGGGGCATGGCAGTCTCCTGGTTGTGATGGGTTAATCGGTGGTGCCGCGGCGCTCGCCGACCTTGACGATCCTCAGCGTGTTGGTGCCGCCCGGCTGGCCGATGGGCTCGCCGAAGGTCATCACGATGAGGTCGCCCGGGGCGACGACGCCGGAACGGACAAGTTCGTCCTCGGCCTCGCCCAGCAGTTCGTCGCGGTCGCGGCCGACATGACGGATGAGCAGAGGATACACGCCTTTGAATATGCTGACCTTGTAGCGGGTGCGGATCTCCGGCGTCATGGCGTAGATGGGAACGCCGTAATGCAGGCGCGACATCCACAGCGCCGTCGAGCCCGATTCGGTCAGGGTGGCGATGGCCTTCACCTTGAGGTGGTGGGCGGCGAACAGCGCGGCCATGGCGATGGACTGGTCGATGCGGGTGAACACCCGGTCGAGGAAATCCTTTTCAAGGGCGACCTCGGCCGACTTCTCGGCCTCGACGCAGATGCGCGCCATGGCCTCGACGGTCTGCACCGGATATTCGCCGGAGGCGGTCTCGGCCGAGAGCATGACGGCGTCGGTGCCGTCGAGCACGGCGTTGGCGACGTCCGAGACCTCGGCGCGGGTGGGCACCGGGCTGTGGATCATGGATTCCATCATCTGCGTCGCCGTGATGACGAACTTGTTGTGTTCACGGGCGGCGCGGATGATCCTCTTTTGCAGGGCCGGCACGGCCGCGTCGCCGACTTCGACGGCCAGGTCGCCGCGGGCGACCATCACGCCGTCGCAGGCGTGCAGGATGTCCTCCAGGTTCTGGATGGCCTCGACGCGCTCGATCTTCGCGATGACCAGCGCCCGCGATCCGGCCTCATGCAGGAGTTCGCGGGCCAGGCGCAGGTCGCCGCCCGACTTGGGGAAGGAGACGGCGACATAGTCGGCGTTGATGCTCGCCGCGATCCGGATGTCTTCCATGTCCTTCGGCGTCAGCGCCGGCGCCGAGAGGCCGCCGCCCTGCTTGTTGATGCCCTTGTTGTTGGACAGCTCGCCGCCATGCCGCACGCGGCAGTGGATCTCGCCTTCCTCGATGCGGTCGACGTCCATGACGATGCGGCCGTCGTCGAGCAGCAGGACATCGCCTGCGGCGACGTCCTCCACCAGTTCCGGGTAATCGAGGCCGACGCGGCCGACGTCGCCGGATTCGCAGCGGGCCGCGAGGATGAAGTCCTGGCCGGGCTTCAGCAGCACCTTGCCTGCCGCGAATTTTCCGATGCGGATCTTGGGCCCCTGCAGGTCGGCCATGATGCCGATGGTGCGGCTCTGGGCGCTGGCGGCCAGGCGCAGGTTATCCACCCGCCGCCGGTGATCCTCGACGGTGCCGTGCGAGAAGTTGAGCCGCACGACATCGATGCCGGCGGCGACCAGCCTGTTGACCGCCGTCGGATCGGTGGAGGCCGGTCCGAGGGTGGCGACGATCTTGGTGGTGCGCCGCATCGTGGGCGGGCTCAACCCTTTGCCCGCTGCTCCAGGATTTCGATCGCGGGCAGCGCCTTGCCCTCGAGGTATTCGAGGAATGCGCCGCCGGCCGTGGAGATGTAGGACACCTTGTCGTAGATGCCGTACTTCTGGATGGCGGCGATGGTGTCGCCGCCGCCGGCCAGCGTGAAGGCCGATGTCGCGGCGATGGCGTCGGCAATCTTTTTCGTGCCGGCGCCGAACTGGTCGAACTCGAACACGCCGACCGGGCCATTCCAGACGACGGTGCCGGCCTTCATGATGATGTCGACGAGTTCCTGGGCGGATTTCGGGCCGATGTCGAAGATCATGTCGTCATCGACCACGGCCCCGGCGTCCTTGAGCACGGCGGGTTCGGCGGCGTCGAACTTCTTGCCGCAGACCACGTCGACGGCGATCGGGATGGTCGCGCCACGCGCCGCCATCTTCTTCATCAGGGCCTGGGCGGTGGGCACCAGGTCGTCTTCGCACAGCGACTTGCCGATGTTCTTGCCGGCGGCCTTCAGGAAGGTGTTGGCGATGC is drawn from Candidatus Nitricoxidivorans perseverans and contains these coding sequences:
- the pyk gene encoding pyruvate kinase; this encodes MRRTTKIVATLGPASTDPTAVNRLVAAGIDVVRLNFSHGTVEDHRRRVDNLRLAASAQSRTIGIMADLQGPKIRIGKFAAGKVLLKPGQDFILAARCESGDVGRVGLDYPELVEDVAAGDVLLLDDGRIVMDVDRIEEGEIHCRVRHGGELSNNKGINKQGGGLSAPALTPKDMEDIRIAASINADYVAVSFPKSGGDLRLARELLHEAGSRALVIAKIERVEAIQNLEDILHACDGVMVARGDLAVEVGDAAVPALQKRIIRAAREHNKFVITATQMMESMIHSPVPTRAEVSDVANAVLDGTDAVMLSAETASGEYPVQTVEAMARICVEAEKSAEVALEKDFLDRVFTRIDQSIAMAALFAAHHLKVKAIATLTESGSTALWMSRLHYGVPIYAMTPEIRTRYKVSIFKGVYPLLIRHVGRDRDELLGEAEDELVRSGVVAPGDLIVMTFGEPIGQPGGTNTLRIVKVGERRGTTD